The Theobroma cacao cultivar B97-61/B2 chromosome 2, Criollo_cocoa_genome_V2, whole genome shotgun sequence genome includes the window cttttaaccTGTACTCTAACCACTGTCAAATTGAATtgaactaattaattaataatcgaACAAATCAAACAGCATTCTATCGGTTCAATTAGTTTCGACCGATTGATGTTCATCCCTATTTGTATGGGTTGATATTTTCTATTCATATTACATGTATCGTAAATagttttaattacaaaatgtTAAGTCTGAAAAGCCGATTTTTCCaactatatttatatattctaAAAGTCAGATTGTTTGTGCTTTGCTCCTAACCTTAATCCTGCAAAGCCTGCCAAATTCTATTAAAACCAGGGggaacaaatcaaaacaaaatctaatagaaaaaaaaaaccctttttcTATCTCTATAATTCCATAAAGATGcctaattaaaaataagctaccctcccatcatcatgcAAGCAACATGAACACAGccaaaagaattaattaattattaaacaaGATGGGGTCcaatcataaaataaaaaggagtTTGTTCTTGCAAGAGACAGCATGGTCACCAATGCAATCCTTGGAATGCCCCATGGTGCTGGTTGAAATAGGGAAGGTTGATCCAAACCTTaatcatttattaaataaaccTTTGACATGTTCTATTGTTAATGCCATGATTCATCATCATCTTGCCGTCCTGTCGGTTTGGTACTTCATGTTCATGGAAActatactatttttttttgtggtcATCTGAATAAATTAGATATTGGTCCAATAGtatagaaaaaaaaggttaagatATAGTATCTATAATGAAGTTATGCCAATGAGATTGAGATGTTGTTTGAGTCCGTGTTGtatttaaatcttaaaaaaaaagaaatcgaATTTACGAGTTACTCAAAAGTgtgtataatttaaataaagttaaattaatcgattgaattgaattaataCGGTAAGTCCATCGATGTGAAACTTAAGTAACAATGAAAATGTTAGATTGACTTGTATACTTCTAAGATCTCATCTCATATGTATTTTTGCagtatttacaaataaaattggTTCATAAATGAGCATTGATAGTGAGAGCCCAAGCAATGAATAAAGATTACTaggaaaaatccaaaaaaccAAACTTTAGGAAGATAGCAACACTGTCGGTGGTCCTATTAATTGGGTGTCCCAAGACTCTTTCTGTTTATAGCAAAGTGAAGGTCCCCAAGATGTCCGATTAAATGTCATGTGTTAATGAACAATAATCTCTACACATAAATCTTACTAAaaagagtttgaaaaacaaagGGATCCCTTccctcatatatatatatatatatatataatttataaaatagatatttacacgataaatgaatattttgaTATGTGATTAAAATGatacttatttaattttttaaacaaaaaatataatatttcaaatgtaTAACACAAATTGAGcgtgaaaaataataaaatctcttctatatatatacattttatCGTATTaagtttttgaagaaaaagcaATATGAGTGCATAATATAGACTATATGTCACGAGatcattattataattttaaaaaattaacataattaaatatataatatttatatttataaatttttaaaaaaaatatttattcaacatgaaattgaaataCAAGCATTATCTTGTTAAATAGaaattggaaacaaatggGGTCTCTTTCCCACTCACACACCTTCTTTCAATTACTTCAAAATCATTGCCTGAATTTAAGCCCCTTTAAcaaaccaaaccaaaccaaCCCAATTTCCTAGCTTCCCATGGGTACAACGTTTTCGCACATCTGTATTGGATTGAACTGCTGCCTGCCACGTCACACAtctttcatgtttttagacCCAACCCCATTTGATGCACTTTTACCTACCATCGGACGGTCCACAGCCGTCCCTCTTCTTCCCCTTTTAAATCTCACATCACCATCCATCCATCATCAATCACTGCCTTTTCAAAACGTTTAAGCTTTAGATCTAAAATCCCCACCTCCCCTCATGGATTCGGGACCCACCCGCTTATATTTTTCCAGTCAATCTTTCACCTTTCCTTTGGTGCGTGGGTCCCCCCCTGCCTCTCTATGCGCATTGGGCACCCCGTTTTCCATTCTCTGACAAACGCGgagtaaaatttaaatttaattaattaatttttattaataaaaatcaaatttagtttaaaactatattttaaacaaattaaattttgaataattaatattatttatcatatcTAAATTcgataataaaatttttaaaatttttaatcaaatcaaataatataaagtaatcaattataaatttttattgatattttcttatttttaattgataataattATTTCACCCGAATTTAgatatcttaattttaattaatcgAGTTTAATAATATAAGGTATGGACTCCATAAAGTGTCTATCCTATCTTATCCCACGTCGTTTCTTTTAAGAGCTGAGAATATCTCACATCGACCGAAGTACCGAAACGACAGATAAAGATAGAGAACGACGTGCGTTTTCCGattctcaattttcttttatttattaaataaaagctTTTATCGCTAATCCCCCATCGATAAAGCTGCGTTGTAAGCACGAAGGCTTTTCTGTGCTTTGGTTTTGTGCCCCGTCCGTCCCGTTTTCCTTTAGATTTCGATTTCGATCATCATCTTCTTGTGCTTTGATTTGCTATAATCGAAAGCGATTAGGGTTTTCAGTCTTTTTCAGTGATTCATCGACACGTCGCTGAAGGATCTTTCGCTTCAGTCAtcattaaatgaaattttaaaaaaaaatttcaaaattgggaaataattttttgtttattttttatttttggagaTCTTGAAACCACTGATTTCGCCATATTGATGCGATTGGTAAGTCGTCTGACAATTTTTGGTTTCTCTGTTTTGAATCATCATGATTTTCAGAATTTGCTCAACTGAGCTCTTTAGCTGGTGGAGTGAAATTGACGTTAAAATCGACTGATTTCTGTTTCTGATAATTAGATCCTTTTGCTTTCTTATTGATCTAAAATGCGGGGAATTGATTGGCAggttattatttaaaattatggCACTGAAACCGAATTCAGCTGATGGTAGAACGAGGAGTTCGATTCAAATATTTGTTGTTGTCGGATTATGTTGTTTTTTCTACATATTGGGAGCATGGCAAAGGAGTGGTTTTGGTAAAGGGGACAGTATAGCTTTAGAGATAACTAAACATGGTGCAGATTGCAACATCCTACCGAGCTTGAACTTTGAAACCCATCACGCCGGTGAAGTCGGGAACGTGGATGAATCCGAAAAGTCGAAATCTTTCGAGCCCTGTCGTCCTCGTTACGTTGATTACACCCCTTGCCAGGATCAAAAGCGTGCCATGACTTTCCCTAGGGACAACATGATTTACCGCGAGAGGCATTGCCCGAGGGAGGAAGAGAAGTTGCAGTGTCTTGTCCCGGCACCTCAAGGATATGTGACCCCGTTTCCTTGGCCTAAGAGTCGGGATTATGTGCCTTATGCTAATGCCCCGTACAAGGCCTTGACGGTTGAGAAGGCTATTCAGAATTGGATCCAATATGAAGGTAATGTATTTAGATTCCCTGGTGGAGGAACCCAGTTTCCGCAAGGGGCGGATAAGTATATTGATCAGCTTGCTTCAGTGATACCAATTACCAACGGGACGGTTAGGACTGCACTTGATACCGGTTGTGGGGTATGTCATGCTCTGCAAACTTTTTCAGTTGATCTATCTATTTGTACTGGAAGGATGCACTTTTCATTGTATCTTTGTGAATCTATGAAGGTACTGAATCTTATAATTGGTTTGGTTTATTTTGTATAGGTTGCAAGTTGGGGTGCATACCTTTGGAGTAGAAATGTTATTGCCATGTCTTTTGCACCAAGAGATTCACATGAAGCACAGGTTCAATTTGCTCTTGAGAGAGGTGTACCTGCTGTTATTGGTGTTCTTGGGACCATTAAGATGCCATATCCAGCTAGAGCTTTTGATATGGCTCACTGTTCTCGTTGCTTAATTCCATGGGGAGCGAATGGTGAGTCATATATCGAAAGAGTGTTCCTGTGTTTGAGCACGAACATTTTTGGTATTTTAAGTAGATTTTGTCTGTTTTGGCGTTGTTTTAGTGAAGATTTTTTGTTGCAGAAGTAGAGTGATTGATGAATCAGTATGTGTTTGTCTATTTGCAGATGGAATGTACCTGAAGGAGGTTGATCGTGTTCTTAGACCTGGTGGTTACTGGGTACTTTCAGGTCCACCAATCAATTGGAGGAACAATTACAAAGCATGGCAGCGTTCCAAGGAGGAACTTGAGGAGGAACAACAAAAGATTGAGGACACTGCCAAACTTCTTTGCTGGGAGAAGAAGCACGAGAAGGGTGAAATTGCCATTTGGCAAAAGAGAGTCAATGATGATTCTTGTCGTGGTAGACAAGATGATTCTCAAGCTAGTTTCTGCAAAGCTGGAGAAGCTAATGATGTCTGGTATGAGCAATCCTCTGATCCAATGTGGGATCTGAAACCTTTAAGTTTCAGAGTTATTACCTTTGCATTGCCTTGGTGGTTTTTAAACCAATTTCTGATATATTTTTACAGTTCATGTTGCTTGAGCATAACATTGGATCACACTGCTTTTAACTCTTTTCAGatgttaaatttcatatcattTAATCATCTTCTCTTGTGGTGATTGCTAGGTACAAGAAAATGGATGCGTGCATTACTCCATATCCAGATGTTAATAGTCCAGATGAAGTTGCTGGTAGGGAACTGAAGCCATTCCCAGAGAGGTTATATGCTGTTCCTCCTAGAATTGCTAGTGGAAGTGTTCCTGGGTTTTCTGTTGAGACATACCAAGAGGACAACCATAAGTGGAAGAAGCATGTAAAAGCttataagaaaattaataGACTTATTGACTCTGGGAGGTATCGCAACATTTTGGATATGAATGCTGTCTTGGGAGGATTTGCTGCAGCTCTTGACTCTCCCAAATTGTGGGTTATGAATGTCATGCCCACTATAGCACAGAAAGACACCCTGGGTGTCATCTATGAGCGAGGATTGATTGGCATCTATCATGACTGGTAAGACTTTCTAAACTTTGGCTTTATTTGTAGTGTTGGCTGTTCTAAAGTGTTCTTTTTTGTTAAACTAGTGTGAACATACTAACCAACTTTCTCTTACCTGCCTTCCCTTGTGATGGCTCTATAATGTCTGATAAATTCTTTCCTAATATCAAACTAACCGACAAAATAAGTGCCTCTTAGAACTCTAAATAATGGTCAAGATAAAACCTAAGTTTGCGGAATTATGATATTTGGAGTTGCCAAGCTGAAACtaagagaatatattattAGCATTCTGTAGACTTTGCATATTGACATGCCTGGGTATGgttatgttattttatatgGTTCATTCTCATCTTTGAATGCTTTGAAAAATCAGTAAAAGATTTTTGTTTgtcaatttttaatattagaattattaagcTATATTCTTTTGGCTATGACAAAGCTTTTaggtaaagagagaaagagaggaaatatgGAAGTTATCTATTTTAAATCATGGGAGCAAACagggaaaattaagaagagcAGAATCTTAAGTTAGATATGAAACTATCTCAAGACTTTATACTGTAGGCTACTTAGGCTCCCTATATATTATGGCATATATTATTGATCTTGTTcattttttgccttttctGGTTCAGGTGTGAGGCTTTCTCCACATACCCTAGGACATATGATCTCATTCATGCCTATGGTCTCTTCAGTTTGTACAAGGACAGGTAAGTATCGATAGTTAAATGCGCATTTCATTACTTTTGAGCAGTCTATTATATGTAACTTGTGGTAATGTTgttttatgtaaattttaaagtatttGTTTAAATgctaaatatcttttttagcAAAAGTTAGAAATATCTTTAATCATAACCACCACACAAGAACCTATGTCTCTAtgtctcataagccattcatttGAACAGTTCAATGTGTTTGTTCTGCAATTAAACTTGCAACCAAGTGAAAGTAGTTTGAAGGAACTATGTGCATTAAATGATTctgtaaagaaatttttaatgtaGGCTATCTGACATTGACAAAGAATATGTATATAATTTGTGCAATACTGGAAAATTCGGTTAATGGTGCATCAGGACCTTCAAGGGTTTAACAATCATCCTACATGAAATCCACTCATCATCTGTTGTTTGATCCGAGCTTGCCATTTCCAGAGCTATGTGGCATTCTATTTGTTATGCTTTAGAACTTCtatatatttaattgaatctatGCAGATGTAATGTGGAGGACATTCTACTGGAGATGGACCGAATTTTGCGTCCAGAAGGTGCGGTTATATTCCGTGATGAAGTTGATGTTCTAATTAAAGTGAAGAAGATAGCAGCAGGAATGAGGTGGGACACTAAGATGATTGACCATGAAGATGGCCCTTTGGTTCCTGAGAAGATATTGGTTGCTGTTAAGCAATATTGGGTTGTAGGTGGGAACACGACATCCACGCAGTGAAACAGTGAAAGAGCAACTAGAAACCTTGACATGAACTGAGCTGGCAATGCCCTCTGTTATACAGGTTTGTATCACATGAATTGATTAATTTCAGCCCTGAAAATTTTGCCGTGCGAATCAATTCCGTGTGGGGAGGCCGGTTACTCACGATTCCAGTTAAAACTAACTATCAACCCTTCTTGTGTTCATTTGTATTGATTTATGAATAGACAACTATAGAAGCTATGCTTCCaaagttttatgattattaaATTTTGGCCTCCACTATTGTTTGGTATCGAAATGTTAAGAAGTTAATGCACATTCTGATTGTCAATGAGTTGTCAACTTCTTCATAAAAATGGTGCCCCAAGTTTACTGAATTACACCTATCCTATTTTCTGTCAATCTTTGTATACTCCAAAAAGATAACCTTGTGACAGAATAAAAAGAAGGATCCGGTTAACGGGTGCATATAATGCACTTCTTTTTTACTTGCAAGTTGAATGTTTAGATCTACCCTTACTCCCATGGTTATATGTATTGGAATCTTTTCTTAGAGGATGTGGATGGTATGGACTTGGCTAGCTGAGATGAATGTCGTACTGATTGTAGGGCATGGTTTTCAATTTGtggtaaaagaaagaaattgtgTGGACTGAGTGGCATTGATGAAGAAGATTGTGACCAAATGATTAATTTAGTTAGCAATGAATTGTATTTGTAGGGTCAGCATAAATAAGATCCATACGTGTTGAATTCCTCTCCTCATTTTTCCTGTTTAATTCTCCTGAAGTATGACAGAAACAAATTTGGATTCTATCTGTACATAAATACATGATCAAAGTACCATCCCTGCCAAACTAAGAGAGGAAAAATTTGCTATTTTTTGCGGTCTAAAACTTGATCATCTTCACTTTAATGTTTATTAGGGTTTGTGTGATGCATCAATCTCTGAATTCTAACACTTTGGATACTGGTGGGTTTAAGAGACAacaattgcaaaaaaaaaaaatcttgtgtGGATGATTTATGTTTCATAGTTGGTTCTACCAAATCTCTTTTAAGTACTTTGTATTGTGGTTAGGGGAACAAAGTTAGGGGATTGGTTTGGACTATTAGAAAAAGGATTTTGATtccttgtaaataatttttaagatAAATGTGTGATCACCTATGATCTtatatgatgatgatattattGTAGGTAAAATACACAAAGTGGGTCcatctattttcaaaatgaacgtttctttttaaaaaaatatctgGATATATAAGTTCAGTCattagttaattattaatattatgttaatttgatgacgtgatattattaaaaagataattttattattaattaattttaaaaattatcaaagtataatttttttaaaaaataatttttttgtcgATCGACTACTTTGTGATCAGATTTAGTCGAAGAGTATCAAATTTAACCAAATCACGCGGATTTGGAAATATCATGATTTGGTGCTTCGCAAGAAGCATCGGTCTTGGTGCTCCCTTGGGAGCCCCGATGCTCTCTTAGGGAGCTCGACTTGGGGTTCCTCAGGGAGCTTAATTTGGGATTCTCCAAGGGAGTTTAAAGAGATGGGTGGTCGGTCGGTGAAAGGGGACTCGTTGACTGgcttgataaaaaataaattaaaaaaatattttagatattttaacaTTAATGTCATTTATGCATTTGGGGTTTAATgttcattttaaaaactaGTGATATGATTAAAAGTTGAGAGTGTTGGCgtgttttggttttggttttggttttttttattgaagagCAACCATGGATGAACTGCATCATTTCCCGAACTGTCAAAACAAAGGAACCtgacaaaaattaaatgatatcCAAATCCAACAATTGTTTGATGTTGAACTTGTCAAAAGTCCTTTGCAAGTAGCCAAAAACCCATGGATCAACATGTCGAGACGACTCGACATAGAAATCCAAGCAAGATTAAAGCTGATCCACCATTAATCAAAAATGAATACATACAAGTAATTATCAAAGGGTATTCATTGCAAAGGATAACGTT containing:
- the LOC18610409 gene encoding probable methyltransferase PMT2, encoding MALKPNSADGRTRSSIQIFVVVGLCCFFYILGAWQRSGFGKGDSIALEITKHGADCNILPSLNFETHHAGEVGNVDESEKSKSFEPCRPRYVDYTPCQDQKRAMTFPRDNMIYRERHCPREEEKLQCLVPAPQGYVTPFPWPKSRDYVPYANAPYKALTVEKAIQNWIQYEGNVFRFPGGGTQFPQGADKYIDQLASVIPITNGTVRTALDTGCGVASWGAYLWSRNVIAMSFAPRDSHEAQVQFALERGVPAVIGVLGTIKMPYPARAFDMAHCSRCLIPWGANDGMYLKEVDRVLRPGGYWVLSGPPINWRNNYKAWQRSKEELEEEQQKIEDTAKLLCWEKKHEKGEIAIWQKRVNDDSCRGRQDDSQASFCKAGEANDVWYKKMDACITPYPDVNSPDEVAGRELKPFPERLYAVPPRIASGSVPGFSVETYQEDNHKWKKHVKAYKKINRLIDSGRYRNILDMNAVLGGFAAALDSPKLWVMNVMPTIAQKDTLGVIYERGLIGIYHDWCEAFSTYPRTYDLIHAYGLFSLYKDRCNVEDILLEMDRILRPEGAVIFRDEVDVLIKVKKIAAGMRWDTKMIDHEDGPLVPEKILVAVKQYWVVGGNTTSTQ